The nucleotide sequence TTACTGGTTACTCTTTGGTCTATGGTTGGTAACCGGAATCAAAACTCTAAAACATATTGCCTTTTAGATGATTTCTTTTTCTCTTTTAATTAAGCAGTTGACAGTTGAAAACTGCATATTTTATAAACCTCGGTCACGCTAATTCTTTGGGAGGTGTAAAAATGCACGAATGGGCTTTAGCTGATGGAATTGTAAGAACTGCTATCGAATTCGCTAGACAGCATGGAAAAGACAAGATTCTTGGTATTAGAGTTGTTCTTGGTGAATTGCAGGACGTTAATGAAGAAATTCTAAAGTTCGCAATTGATGAAATTAAAAAAGGAACAATAGCTGAGGAAGCGGAGATCGAGTTTGTGGTCGAAGAGGCCGAGTTCAAATGCAGAAACTGCGATCATGTATGGAAACTTAAGGAAATTAAAGACAGATTTGATGAAAGGATAAAGG is from Thermococcus paralvinellae and encodes:
- the hypA gene encoding hydrogenase nickel incorporation protein HypA yields the protein MHEWALADGIVRTAIEFARQHGKDKILGIRVVLGELQDVNEEILKFAIDEIKKGTIAEEAEIEFVVEEAEFKCRNCDHVWKLKEIKDRFDERIKEDIHFIPEVVHVFVSCPKCGSRDFEVVKGRGVYVEAIKVEGEEQ